In Ignavibacteria bacterium, a single genomic region encodes these proteins:
- the alaS gene encoding alanine--tRNA ligase — MTSKEIRNSFIKFFKDRGHTAVQSAPVVPFEDPTLLFTNAGMNQFKDVFLGIGAREYSRAVNTQKCIRAGGKHNDLEEVGMDGYHHTFFEMLGNWSFGDYYKKDAIKWAWQLLTEVWKLPKEKLWASVYKTDDEAFEYWKTETDIDPKHILKFDEIDNFWEMGETGPCGPCSEIHIDLTENGCKSEDINAGLEDVIEIWNLVFIQYNRDQHGDLHALPHKHVDTGMGLERIVRALNGKKSNYDTDLFIPIINSICSITSKKYEGELISVMNAIADHIRALIFAISDGAMPSNEGRGYVLRRILRRALRLARKLEFSEPFMYRLVDAVIEVFGDTFPEIIEKSEYIKNVIMGEEISFNITLDKGIEHFKEVYELIKGNNDKVFPGEVAFKLYDTYGFPLDLTQVIAREHGFEVNINRFNEEMNKQKERARSARKDDVIIADTKLFELDEKLKSVNPVYNPYEIDEKGIKTSLLQAKRIAGSDIEVLVLKDNPFYSESGGQVSDTGKIIFNDGYELDVIDSKNNHFIYVKNYDHKNLLNKNVTAVIDIKRRESIQRNHSATHLVHEALRQVLGPHVKQMGSLVSEEHLRFDFPHYQKVSTEEIKSIENLVNSKISENIQVQTLNDLPIDDANNIPQVKKFFGEKYGSRVRVVIMDKDYSIEFCGGTHVQNTGDIGLFKIVKEESISSGVRRIFARTGEGIVKLLEDRTSDIEKIINELPEKYSSNFIAGIKSFKEGYRKTDFKDTSIMKLLLEQQDNNIKSLYEFREKFLDEKRLQNKKLIKLNIKKHTNILKSKIDKVEKINGSVILAEVLNIETTDEFKEIGEEMRKILKNGIILVASVIDNKISLVCAVSDNLIKDKGFSAGKFISEIAKQLGGGGGGRPQLATAGAKDVSKLNEVLNSFINNIKSKL, encoded by the coding sequence ATGACGTCAAAAGAGATAAGAAACTCATTCATAAAATTCTTTAAAGATCGTGGACATACAGCTGTACAATCGGCACCTGTTGTTCCATTTGAAGACCCGACTTTACTTTTTACAAACGCTGGTATGAATCAGTTTAAAGATGTATTTCTCGGCATTGGTGCACGCGAGTATTCCCGTGCGGTTAATACTCAAAAATGTATAAGGGCAGGTGGTAAACATAATGACCTTGAGGAAGTAGGTATGGACGGTTACCACCATACTTTCTTTGAAATGCTTGGTAACTGGTCATTTGGAGATTATTACAAAAAGGATGCTATAAAATGGGCTTGGCAGCTTCTTACCGAAGTTTGGAAGCTTCCAAAGGAAAAACTTTGGGCTTCTGTTTACAAAACTGACGATGAAGCTTTTGAATACTGGAAAACAGAAACAGATATTGATCCCAAACATATTTTAAAGTTTGATGAAATAGATAACTTTTGGGAAATGGGAGAAACTGGTCCTTGCGGTCCTTGTTCTGAAATTCATATCGATCTTACTGAAAATGGATGCAAATCCGAAGATATTAATGCTGGCCTCGAAGACGTAATTGAAATCTGGAACCTTGTTTTTATTCAGTACAACCGTGATCAGCACGGTGATCTTCACGCTTTACCTCATAAGCATGTCGATACAGGTATGGGACTTGAAAGAATCGTTAGAGCATTGAACGGTAAAAAATCAAATTACGATACCGATTTATTCATTCCAATTATTAATAGCATCTGTAGTATAACAAGTAAAAAATATGAAGGTGAATTAATCTCTGTAATGAATGCCATTGCTGACCACATTCGAGCTTTGATTTTCGCTATAAGTGATGGAGCAATGCCCTCCAACGAAGGCAGAGGCTATGTTCTGAGAAGAATACTTAGACGTGCATTACGTCTTGCACGTAAACTCGAATTCAGTGAACCTTTCATGTACCGTCTCGTTGATGCTGTTATTGAAGTCTTTGGAGATACTTTCCCTGAAATAATTGAAAAAAGTGAATACATTAAAAATGTTATCATGGGCGAAGAAATCAGTTTCAATATTACTCTTGATAAGGGTATTGAACATTTCAAAGAGGTCTATGAACTGATTAAAGGAAATAATGATAAAGTGTTTCCGGGTGAAGTCGCATTTAAATTGTACGATACTTACGGTTTCCCTCTCGACCTTACTCAGGTTATTGCTCGAGAACACGGTTTTGAGGTCAATATAAATAGGTTTAACGAAGAAATGAATAAACAGAAAGAACGTGCAAGGTCTGCAAGAAAAGATGATGTTATCATTGCAGACACTAAGCTCTTTGAACTCGACGAAAAACTTAAATCCGTTAATCCCGTTTACAATCCTTATGAGATTGATGAGAAGGGAATAAAAACATCGCTACTGCAGGCGAAAAGAATTGCTGGTTCAGATATTGAAGTACTTGTACTTAAAGACAATCCATTTTACTCCGAATCAGGAGGACAAGTTAGTGATACAGGTAAAATTATATTTAATGATGGCTATGAACTCGATGTTATAGATAGTAAGAACAATCATTTTATATATGTCAAAAATTATGACCATAAGAATCTCCTGAACAAAAACGTAACAGCTGTTATTGATATCAAAAGACGGGAATCGATTCAAAGAAATCATTCTGCTACTCATCTTGTTCATGAAGCGCTAAGACAGGTTCTAGGTCCTCACGTAAAACAAATGGGCTCTTTAGTTTCAGAAGAACATCTAAGGTTTGATTTTCCTCATTACCAAAAAGTCAGCACTGAGGAAATTAAATCTATAGAGAATTTGGTAAACTCTAAAATTTCTGAGAATATACAGGTTCAGACTCTCAATGACCTTCCAATAGATGATGCCAATAATATTCCACAAGTTAAGAAATTCTTCGGTGAGAAATATGGCAGCAGGGTAAGAGTTGTTATTATGGATAAAGATTATAGTATTGAATTCTGTGGTGGTACGCACGTTCAGAATACAGGTGATATAGGTCTTTTTAAAATAGTAAAAGAGGAAAGTATATCTTCTGGCGTAAGAAGAATTTTTGCTCGAACTGGCGAAGGTATAGTCAAACTGCTTGAAGATAGAACATCTGACATTGAAAAGATAATAAATGAATTACCCGAGAAGTATTCATCTAATTTTATTGCCGGTATTAAATCTTTCAAAGAAGGTTACAGAAAAACTGATTTCAAAGATACTTCTATCATGAAGCTTCTTCTTGAACAACAGGATAATAACATTAAATCTCTTTATGAATTCAGGGAAAAGTTTCTTGACGAAAAGAGGCTCCAGAATAAAAAGCTTATTAAACTAAATATTAAAAAACATACTAATATACTGAAGTCTAAGATTGATAAAGTTGAAAAGATAAATGGCAGTGTTATACTTGCAGAAGTTCTTAATATTGAAACTACAGATGAATTCAAAGAAATTGGTGAAGAAATGAGAAAGATACTAAAGAAT